CATTTAAATTACCGTTAGGTATTGTTGGAAAAATTGACGAGTCAACCACACGCAAGCTTTGCATGCCATGCACTTGAGTGTTTGAATTAACCACCGCCATGGCGTCTTCACCCATTTTACAAGAGCAAGAGGGGTGGTAAGCACTTTCTACTGCTTGGCGTACAAAGGCATCAATTTGCTCATCAGTTTGAACTTGTTGCCCTGGTTGAATTTCTTCACCACGGAAATTGTCAAAGGCAGGTTGTTCAATGATTTCACGCGTCAATCGTACGCACGCTCTAAAGCCTTCAATATCATCTTGATGCTCTAGGTAGTTAAATACAATTTTAGGTGGCTGTGTTGGATCAGCTGATGCAATAGTGACACTGCCTCGGCTCTTAGGCTTGTTATGACCTACATGCACTTGAAAACCATGCCCTGCAAAAGCACTGCGTCCATCGTAACGCATTGCTGCCGGTAAAAAGTGATACTGAATATCTGGCCATTCAACACCTGGCTTTGAGCGAATAAACGCACATGATTCAAAGTGATTAGTTGAACCTAAACCTTTACGGGTAAGCAGCCATTTTGCACCAATCAAGCCTTTAGAAAATAAACCTAATTTACCGTTTAAGGTAATGGGTTGATTACATTTATATTGAAAGTAAAACTCTAAATGATCTTGCAAGTTTTGACCTACACCTGGTAAGTGATGCTTTACTTCAACACCTGCATTTTCAAGTGCTTGCTTATCACCAATACCTGACAATTGTAACAGGTGAGGTGATCCGATAGAGCCCGCACTTAAAATAACCTCTTTACTTGCTTGCGCTGTTTTAACTGCGCCATTGAGTTTGTATTCAACACCAGTTGCTTTTTTACCGTCTAAAATAACGCGCTGAGCAAGTGCACCGGTAACGATTGTTAAGTTGCTACGATGCTTAATTGGGTCTAAGTACTCGCGAGAAGCAGAGCTACGCACACCGTTTTTAACAGTCATGTGCATAGGGCCAAAGCCTTCTTGTTGAGCACTATTGTAGTCATTTGTGGTTGAGTAACCAGCCTCTGCACCCGCTTCAATAAATGCAGTGTATAACGGGTTTTCCATGTTATTGCCGTTATTAACACCTAGCGGTCCTTTACCACCACGATGAGTATTTTCACCTAGGTAAAAGCTTTCTGCCTTTTTAAAATACGGTAAACACGCTTGGTAATCCCAGCCGTTAGCGCCGTGTTGTTGCCATTCGTCAAAATCTTTAGCATGGCCACGTACATACACCATGCCATTAATCGAAGATGAGCCGCCAAGGACTTTACCGCGAGGGCAATGCATTTCACGGTTATCTAAGTGTGGCTCTGGTTGCGTATGAAATTGCCACGCAAACTTATCGGTATTCATTGGAATAGACAATGCGGTAGGCATTTTTATAAAGATGCTTTTATCGCTGCCGCCGGTTTCAAGTAACAATACCTTGTTACTTGAATCTTCAGACAAGCGATTTGCTAACACACATCCAGCTGAGCCCGCGCCTACAATAATATAATCAAAAGAGTGGTTCATAATGATTCCTTAAAACGGGCTTTCTATGTCGGCCATACCAACATAAACAGACTTAGTTTGCGTGTAATGATCAAGTGTTTCTATACCATTTTCACGACCAATACCCGATTGCTTATAGCCACCCACTGGCATTTCTGCTGGCGAGTTACCGTAAGCATTAATCCAACAAATACCGGCTTGAAGTTGATGAATTACGCGATGAGCGCGTTTAATATCGCTAGTGAAAACGCCTGCAGCTAAACCTAAGTGAGTGCCGTTAGCACGTGCAATTACATCATTTTCATCATCAAATACTAAAACGCTCATTACTGGGCCAAAAATTTCTTCTTTAACGATGGTCATTTCATCGTTGCAATCAACAAACACTGTCGGCGCTACAAAATAGCCATTTGGTGCAGATGCTGGAGAAAGCGTTGAACCACCCGTTAATAATGTTGCACCTTCTTTAAGGCCTTTGTCGATGTAACTCATCACTAAATCTTGATGCTTCTTAGAAATAAGCGCGCCAAAGTTAGTATTTAAATCTTGCGGGTCACCGGCAATAATATTGTTTTCGGTACGTGTTTTAAGTTCATCAATAAATTGTTGATACACATTCTTGTGAACATAAATACGAGTGCAGTTCGTACAAATTTCACCTTGGGTATAAAAGTTACCTAGCATGGCAGCACTTACTGCTTGCTCAATGTTGGCGTCATCAAATACTAATAATGGCGATTTACCACCTAGTTCCATAGTCACATCTTTTAATGTGCCTGCAGCACTGGCGACTACTTTTTTACCGGTACCTACTTCACCAGTAAATGATACTTTTTCAATATCTTGATGTGCAGTAAGCCATTGGCCTACTTCACCGGCGCCTT
The genomic region above belongs to Pseudoalteromonas undina and contains:
- the betB gene encoding betaine-aldehyde dehydrogenase → MTTPIYQNFINGQFLANKSGETFDVVNPATGQVIYAVEVADQHVQNAAIESAKQGFKVWSAMTPIERSRILLNAVAILRERNDELALVEVLDTGKPMQEANCVDVETGADVIEYFAGLAPAQVGQQQMVGDDFYYTRKEPLGICAGIGAWNYPLQIACWKSGPALAAGNAFIFKPSEETPLGAIKLAEVFIEAGVPAGVFNVVQGAGEVGQWLTAHQDIEKVSFTGEVGTGKKVVASAAGTLKDVTMELGGKSPLLVFDDANIEQAVSAAMLGNFYTQGEICTNCTRIYVHKNVYQQFIDELKTRTENNIIAGDPQDLNTNFGALISKKHQDLVMSYIDKGLKEGATLLTGGSTLSPASAPNGYFVAPTVFVDCNDEMTIVKEEIFGPVMSVLVFDDENDVIARANGTHLGLAAGVFTSDIKRAHRVIHQLQAGICWINAYGNSPAEMPVGGYKQSGIGRENGIETLDHYTQTKSVYVGMADIESPF
- the betA gene encoding choline dehydrogenase, whose product is MNHSFDYIIVGAGSAGCVLANRLSEDSSNKVLLLETGGSDKSIFIKMPTALSIPMNTDKFAWQFHTQPEPHLDNREMHCPRGKVLGGSSSINGMVYVRGHAKDFDEWQQHGANGWDYQACLPYFKKAESFYLGENTHRGGKGPLGVNNGNNMENPLYTAFIEAGAEAGYSTTNDYNSAQQEGFGPMHMTVKNGVRSSASREYLDPIKHRSNLTIVTGALAQRVILDGKKATGVEYKLNGAVKTAQASKEVILSAGSIGSPHLLQLSGIGDKQALENAGVEVKHHLPGVGQNLQDHLEFYFQYKCNQPITLNGKLGLFSKGLIGAKWLLTRKGLGSTNHFESCAFIRSKPGVEWPDIQYHFLPAAMRYDGRSAFAGHGFQVHVGHNKPKSRGSVTIASADPTQPPKIVFNYLEHQDDIEGFRACVRLTREIIEQPAFDNFRGEEIQPGQQVQTDEQIDAFVRQAVESAYHPSCSCKMGEDAMAVVNSNTQVHGMQSLRVVDSSIFPTIPNGNLNAPTIMVAEKAADIILGNKPLAHTGVDVVNATDWQTTQRNKTL